The following are encoded together in the Methylomonas methanica MC09 genome:
- a CDS encoding PAS domain S-box protein: MPFTSSLLISRATSTLVMALGLVVLYGWALDINALKSVFPGLITMKPNTAVGFTLTGISLSMLAIAPDGRIAKWISKLTSGLVISFGILTFTQYVFDLNLGIDNLLFQVPPGASYSDRHPARMTPQAALIFSTLNGGILLIWQRKQLELIQYALLAIATVPLLTMLGYLFGVHALPLLGTYKPMAIHTSLGFLLISTGILATSSNTGIFAKLRHKLPNIAFGLALILLLLSVIASIINSRHAAASNTSHIKMYEILWRLEIIATEIERSIAASRGFAITGQEKFITSIESSHVRMHNNLAEIRRLVAGPEQLKKLSSLESLIAVRNKIGDDIVRLRKDKGLKESADLLIQGEGERINRQIRIEMDEFIQTEKNRLTLLEARTQTEKNNALIALSLTLITGLCLIGFGLIALKIQTLKRERAEADRNRLVAILETTTDFVSTADLQKNITYINHAGRAMLKLGDQPISELHIADIHPAWAIKIILDQGIPAAKRHGSWQGETALLTTEGREIPVSQIILLHRDEHNNISYFSTVMRDISDLKMAQKALRESEQNYRLLTEYAPEAITVVDVDKGYFVDANENALRLFGLPYEELFRNNPATLSPLRQPDGRISAASATEKIQEALAGGAPVFEWIHVNAAGREIPCEIRLLRMPKEGRTLIRGSITEISARKNAENALRIRDNALKTSLNAITMADLYGNLTYVNNSFIVLWGYTDAMEVLGKPATILWQDPALAQEIMTTMLSTKQAWRGQLTGLKKNGELFEVDISGNIAYDKDGEPIALIASFLDISDRCRLEELQRQMLQKFDTLANASPALIWTSGVDKNCDWFNRRWLDFTGRTIEQEKGNGWAEGVHPEDLEHCLSTYVSAFDARQPFAMEYRLLRHDGEYRWLLNQGLPRYDANREFIGYIGSCMDITEEKHVREKLNVSEQRLRLALQAAEQGMFDLNLESGAAIVSPEYPLMLGYDPDTFRETNTAWLERLHPDDRERVEQTYHRYISGELREYKVEFRQRMRSGQWKWILSQGSVVEHTTDGQPLRMLGTHTDIDMRKLAEQQLLESEAFYRGVIEASPDSFWMVDTNGRLLQVSDCYCQRSGYSQNELLSMSIADLEANMSPSEIADHIQHLLQERHAVFESRHRAKDGSTWPVEVSAVFLPVAGGRLFSFIRDISERKQAENKLRASEATLKEAQRLAQIGSWELDLINDELHWSEEIFRIFEIDSTQFGATYEAFLKIVHPEDRSLVSQAYLDSVKNHGSYNIIHRLLTADGRVKYVHERGETLYRQDQAIRSIGTVQDITQAKLAEEELLLYRNHLESLVTKRTAELEAVNQELEAFAYSVSHDLRAPLRGIDGFSQALLEDYGDKLDGTGRNYLERVRAASQRMGILIDDLLKLSRITRAILKHAPVDMSNMANMVLYQLGEANPDHQVETWVEPGLQVNGDAGLLKIALENLLGNAWKYSAKSANPHIAFGSLAQDGETVYYVSDNGAGFDMQYADKLFRPFQRLHHRDQFEGTGIGLATVKRIIHRHGGRIWAESEVDKKTTFYFTLAREEIPNDKQKALGAP; this comes from the coding sequence ATGCCGTTCACATCCTCACTATTGATCAGCCGCGCCACCAGCACCCTCGTCATGGCCTTGGGGCTAGTTGTCCTATATGGTTGGGCATTGGATATCAATGCTCTCAAAAGCGTATTCCCCGGGCTTATCACCATGAAACCCAATACTGCGGTCGGCTTCACGCTGACCGGTATTTCGTTAAGCATGCTGGCCATAGCCCCTGACGGACGTATCGCAAAATGGATATCCAAACTTACGTCAGGTCTGGTCATTTCATTTGGAATACTCACGTTTACCCAATATGTGTTTGATTTGAACCTCGGCATAGACAACCTGTTGTTTCAAGTACCGCCGGGTGCCTCCTACAGCGACCGGCATCCCGCGCGAATGACGCCGCAAGCCGCGCTGATCTTTTCGACCCTCAACGGCGGCATTCTCTTGATCTGGCAACGCAAACAACTGGAACTCATTCAATATGCGCTATTGGCAATCGCGACCGTGCCGCTCCTGACCATGCTCGGCTATTTGTTCGGTGTGCACGCCTTACCGTTGCTTGGTACATACAAACCCATGGCCATCCATACATCCTTGGGATTCCTGCTCATATCCACCGGAATTTTGGCAACATCCTCGAATACCGGCATCTTCGCAAAACTGCGACACAAACTGCCGAATATCGCCTTTGGCCTAGCCTTGATACTACTGTTGCTGTCCGTTATAGCCTCCATCATCAATTCGCGGCACGCAGCCGCCAGCAATACGTCGCATATCAAAATGTACGAAATTTTATGGCGGCTGGAAATAATCGCCACTGAAATCGAGCGAAGCATTGCCGCCAGCCGGGGCTTTGCCATTACCGGACAGGAAAAGTTTATTACATCAATTGAATCCTCCCACGTAAGGATGCATAACAACCTTGCGGAAATACGCCGGCTGGTTGCCGGTCCTGAACAATTAAAAAAACTGTCCTCGCTAGAGTCCTTGATCGCCGTTAGGAACAAAATCGGTGATGACATAGTCCGGTTACGGAAAGACAAAGGCCTGAAAGAATCCGCGGACCTCTTGATTCAAGGCGAAGGCGAACGGATTAACCGGCAAATCCGTATCGAAATGGATGAGTTCATTCAAACTGAAAAAAATCGTTTGACGCTGCTCGAGGCTCGAACTCAAACCGAAAAAAATAATGCGTTGATCGCTTTATCGCTCACTCTAATCACCGGCCTATGCCTGATTGGGTTCGGATTAATCGCATTAAAGATACAGACCCTCAAACGCGAACGTGCCGAAGCCGACCGTAACCGTCTGGTTGCAATTCTCGAAACGACCACCGACTTTGTCAGTACCGCCGATTTACAGAAAAATATTACTTATATCAATCACGCCGGCCGCGCCATGTTGAAACTGGGCGACCAGCCAATTTCAGAACTACATATCGCCGATATTCATCCTGCCTGGGCAATCAAAATTATTTTAGATCAGGGTATCCCCGCCGCAAAACGACATGGCTCATGGCAAGGCGAAACAGCACTGTTAACCACCGAGGGACGCGAGATCCCGGTTTCTCAAATCATCCTGCTCCACCGAGACGAACATAACAATATCAGTTATTTTTCCACGGTTATGCGCGATATCAGCGACCTAAAAATGGCGCAAAAAGCGTTGAGGGAAAGCGAACAGAACTACCGCCTTTTAACGGAATATGCCCCGGAAGCCATAACCGTGGTGGATGTAGACAAGGGCTATTTTGTGGATGCCAACGAGAATGCCTTGCGGCTTTTTGGTCTGCCTTACGAAGAATTGTTCCGGAACAATCCGGCGACACTCAGCCCACTGAGGCAACCGGATGGACGTATTTCCGCGGCATCCGCAACAGAGAAAATTCAGGAAGCCTTAGCGGGAGGCGCGCCGGTTTTCGAATGGATTCATGTCAACGCTGCCGGCCGGGAAATTCCCTGCGAAATACGCCTGCTACGCATGCCAAAAGAAGGCCGCACTCTGATTCGCGGCAGCATTACCGAAATCAGCGCACGCAAAAACGCCGAAAACGCACTGCGTATTCGCGACAACGCGCTGAAAACATCCTTAAACGCCATTACCATGGCGGATTTATACGGTAATCTGACCTACGTCAACAACAGTTTTATAGTGCTTTGGGGATATACGGACGCGATGGAAGTCTTGGGCAAACCGGCAACCATATTATGGCAAGATCCGGCGCTTGCCCAAGAAATCATGACTACCATGCTCAGCACCAAGCAAGCCTGGCGCGGACAGTTAACGGGCTTGAAAAAAAACGGCGAATTATTCGAGGTGGATATTTCCGGGAATATTGCCTATGACAAAGATGGCGAACCTATCGCCTTGATCGCTTCTTTTCTGGACATCAGTGACCGTTGCCGCCTTGAAGAATTACAGCGGCAGATGTTGCAGAAATTCGATACGCTTGCCAACGCGTCCCCCGCTTTGATTTGGACTTCCGGCGTTGATAAGAACTGCGACTGGTTTAATCGGCGCTGGCTGGACTTCACCGGCCGGACGATTGAGCAGGAAAAAGGAAACGGCTGGGCCGAAGGCGTACATCCGGAAGACCTCGAACACTGTCTATCGACCTACGTTAGCGCCTTCGATGCACGACAACCCTTTGCCATGGAATACCGCCTACTCCGCCATGATGGCGAATACCGCTGGTTATTAAACCAAGGGTTACCGCGCTACGACGCAAACCGCGAATTTATTGGTTATATTGGTTCCTGCATGGATATCACCGAGGAAAAACATGTTCGAGAAAAATTAAATGTTTCCGAGCAACGTCTACGACTGGCTTTGCAGGCGGCTGAGCAAGGCATGTTCGATCTTAATTTGGAAAGCGGAGCAGCGATCGTCAGCCCTGAATATCCGCTAATGCTGGGTTATGACCCGGATACGTTCCGTGAAACAAATACTGCTTGGCTCGAACGTTTGCATCCCGATGACAGGGAGCGGGTGGAACAGACCTACCATCGCTACATCAGTGGCGAGTTGCGGGAATATAAAGTCGAATTCCGTCAGCGCATGCGTTCCGGACAATGGAAATGGATACTCTCCCAGGGTAGCGTGGTGGAGCATACAACCGATGGCCAACCCTTGCGCATGCTAGGGACTCACACCGACATCGATATGCGCAAGCTCGCAGAACAACAATTGCTGGAAAGCGAAGCCTTTTACCGGGGCGTAATAGAAGCCTCTCCCGACAGTTTCTGGATGGTCGATACGAATGGTCGTTTACTTCAGGTCAGCGATTGTTATTGCCAACGCTCGGGCTATAGTCAAAACGAGTTGTTGTCCATGAGCATAGCGGACCTGGAAGCCAACATGTCGCCTTCTGAAATAGCCGATCACATTCAGCACCTGCTACAGGAAAGACATGCGGTATTCGAGAGCAGACACCGCGCAAAAGACGGCTCGACATGGCCGGTTGAAGTCAGTGCGGTATTTTTACCGGTTGCCGGCGGCCGTTTATTTTCCTTCATTCGGGACATCAGCGAACGCAAACAGGCGGAAAACAAGCTGCGCGCCAGCGAAGCCACGCTGAAGGAAGCTCAAAGACTGGCGCAAATCGGTAGCTGGGAGCTGGATTTGATCAATGACGAGCTGCATTGGTCTGAAGAGATTTTCCGAATTTTCGAGATAGACTCAACACAATTCGGCGCCACCTATGAAGCTTTCCTGAAAATAGTGCACCCCGAAGACCGGTCATTGGTTTCCCAAGCTTATCTTGACTCGGTCAAAAACCACGGCAGCTACAACATCATCCACCGTCTGTTAACGGCGGATGGTCGGGTCAAATACGTGCATGAACGCGGCGAGACTCTGTATCGGCAAGACCAGGCTATCCGCTCGATAGGCACAGTTCAAGACATAACTCAAGCGAAATTGGCCGAAGAGGAATTACTGCTATATCGAAACCATCTGGAATCCTTGGTAACAAAGCGTACGGCGGAACTCGAGGCGGTAAACCAGGAACTGGAAGCGTTTGCCTATTCGGTATCTCACGACTTGCGGGCGCCCTTGCGCGGCATAGATGGCTTCAGCCAAGCGTTGCTCGAAGACTACGGCGACAAACTGGACGGCACGGGCCGAAATTATCTCGAGCGTGTTCGCGCAGCCAGTCAAAGGATGGGTATTCTGATTGACGACCTACTAAAATTATCGCGTATTACCCGCGCCATTCTCAAACACGCGCCGGTTGATATGAGCAATATGGCAAACATGGTACTCTACCAGTTAGGCGAGGCAAATCCCGACCACCAAGTCGAAACTTGGGTAGAGCCCGGGCTACAGGTCAACGGCGACGCTGGCTTGCTTAAAATTGCCTTGGAGAACCTGTTGGGGAATGCCTGGAAATACAGCGCGAAATCGGCGAATCCGCATATAGCTTTCGGCAGTTTGGCACAGGACGGGGAAACCGTTTATTACGTCAGCGACAATGGCGCGGGCTTCGACATGCAATACGCCGACAAGCTATTCAGGCCCTTTCAGCGCCTGCACCATCGGGATCAATTCGAAGGTACCGGTATCGGTTTGGCAACGGTGAAACGTATTATCCATCGCCATGGCGGCCGTATCTGGGCAGAAAGCGAAGTAGACAAAAAGACCACCTTTTATTTCACCCTTGCCCGGGAAGAAATACCCAACGACAAACAAAAAGCACTGGGGGCCCCATGA
- a CDS encoding GGDEF domain-containing response regulator, translated as MTKPLSVLLIEDSEDDALLLERELRLGGYLPTLHRVDSATQLDTALKTTDWDVIITDHNLPGFSSESALRMVHETELDIPIIIVSGSIGEEAAVRAMKAGASDYIMKNNMARLSPAIERELRDAEVRRRQRESEQTIRHLAFYDPLTQLPNRRLLMDRLEHALLSSARSKNYGALLYLDMDHFKNLNDTKGHHYGDILLGQVATHLKSCVREEDTVARLGGDEFVVMLENLDRNADHAAIQAKAIGDKIVSTLNQPCWLKNYEHYASCSIGVALFHGDKSNLDHLLTQADTSMYEAKKAGRNTLRFFDPAMQKALEERVDMENALRQAITKQQFQLFYQIQVDTQGYPLGVEALIRWRHPSKGMIPPSDFIPLAEETNLIEMIGQWVLETACLQIKAWADCSFCQHLTIAINVSAQQFKLNNFVEIVQKTVERIGIDPAKLKLELTESMVLINVEDAITKMKQLRALGFYLSLDDFGTGYSSLSYLKQLPFNQIKIDRSFIVSATFDSIDAFLVHVVISMGQKFGMDVVAEGVETQEQFELLEILDCKAFQGYLFGKPMSGGDLENLLVNTPKSSATATHPA; from the coding sequence ATGACCAAGCCATTGTCGGTGTTACTGATCGAAGACTCGGAAGACGATGCTCTGCTGCTGGAACGCGAATTACGGCTGGGCGGCTACCTACCCACCCTGCACCGCGTCGATAGCGCGACGCAACTGGATACAGCTTTAAAGACAACCGACTGGGACGTCATCATCACCGATCATAACCTGCCGGGCTTCAGTTCCGAATCGGCTTTACGCATGGTGCATGAAACGGAGCTCGACATACCCATTATTATCGTTTCCGGCAGTATCGGCGAGGAAGCGGCGGTAAGGGCCATGAAAGCAGGGGCCAGCGATTACATCATGAAAAACAATATGGCGCGCCTGTCGCCCGCTATCGAGCGGGAACTGCGTGACGCCGAAGTGCGTCGCCGGCAACGCGAATCCGAACAAACCATTCGCCATTTAGCTTTTTACGATCCATTAACCCAGCTGCCCAATCGCCGGTTACTGATGGACAGGCTGGAGCATGCGTTACTAAGCAGCGCGCGCAGTAAAAATTACGGCGCCTTGCTTTATCTGGATATGGACCATTTCAAAAACCTAAACGACACCAAGGGTCATCATTATGGCGACATATTGCTTGGACAAGTGGCGACGCACCTAAAATCCTGTGTGCGTGAAGAGGACACGGTCGCCCGCTTGGGCGGAGACGAATTTGTAGTGATGCTGGAAAATCTTGACCGCAACGCGGATCATGCGGCAATTCAAGCCAAAGCCATTGGCGACAAAATTGTCTCCACGCTAAACCAGCCGTGCTGGTTGAAGAATTACGAGCATTACGCTTCCTGCAGTATCGGTGTTGCGCTATTCCATGGGGACAAAAGTAATCTGGATCATTTGCTTACCCAAGCCGATACCTCGATGTACGAGGCTAAAAAGGCCGGACGCAACACCTTGCGCTTTTTCGACCCCGCCATGCAAAAAGCCCTGGAGGAAAGAGTTGATATGGAAAACGCCTTGCGGCAGGCAATCACCAAACAGCAATTCCAACTGTTCTACCAAATACAGGTGGATACACAAGGCTATCCGCTCGGTGTCGAAGCCCTGATCCGTTGGCGGCACCCCAGCAAAGGCATGATCCCACCTAGTGACTTTATTCCACTGGCCGAGGAAACCAACCTGATCGAAATGATCGGCCAATGGGTTTTGGAAACCGCCTGTTTGCAGATCAAGGCTTGGGCGGACTGCTCCTTTTGCCAACATTTGACCATCGCTATCAATGTTAGCGCTCAGCAATTCAAGCTAAATAACTTCGTTGAGATAGTGCAAAAAACGGTGGAACGCATCGGTATCGATCCCGCGAAACTGAAGCTGGAATTAACCGAAAGCATGGTCTTGATCAATGTAGAAGACGCCATTACTAAGATGAAGCAATTGAGAGCCTTAGGGTTTTATTTATCCCTGGACGACTTCGGTACCGGCTATTCGTCCCTGAGCTACCTGAAACAACTGCCCTTCAATCAAATCAAGATCGACCGGAGTTTTATCGTCAGCGCCACCTTCGACAGCATCGACGCCTTTCTGGTGCATGTGGTCATCAGCATGGGACAAAAATTCGGCATGGATGTGGTTGCCGAAGGCGTGGAGACTCAGGAACAGTTCGAACTGCTGGAAATTCTTGATTGCAAAGCCTTTCAGGGGTACTTATTCGGCAAACCGATGTCGGGCGGGGACTTGGAAAACCTTTTAGTCAATACACCCAAGTCATCCGCGACAGCCACTCATCCCGCCTGA
- a CDS encoding response regulator, whose translation MNENDKIILLVEDNPDDEVLTLRALRKNNILNQVVVARDGVEALDYLFGTGVHTGRDTESQPQVILLDLKLPKLDGLEVLKRIRADVRTRLQPVVILTTSNEDRDIISSYELGANSFIRKPVDFEQFMEAVRQLGLYWLVLNVPPQQP comes from the coding sequence ATGAACGAAAATGACAAAATCATTCTGTTGGTTGAGGACAATCCCGATGACGAAGTCCTTACTTTAAGAGCACTGCGCAAGAACAACATTTTGAATCAAGTGGTGGTTGCCCGCGACGGCGTTGAAGCCTTGGATTACCTGTTCGGAACCGGCGTCCACACCGGGCGGGATACCGAAAGCCAGCCGCAGGTTATCTTGCTGGATCTGAAGCTGCCCAAATTGGATGGTTTGGAAGTATTGAAACGGATTCGCGCCGATGTTCGGACCCGACTGCAGCCCGTGGTTATTCTGACCACTTCGAACGAGGATCGCGATATCATCAGCAGTTATGAGCTTGGGGCCAATAGCTTCATCCGCAAACCGGTTGATTTCGAACAGTTTATGGAAGCGGTTCGCCAACTGGGTCTGTATTGGCTGGTGCTCAATGTTCCGCCACAACAACCCTGA
- a CDS encoding PilZ domain-containing protein has translation MKPEKRIHKRIKPKGLQAGLIFNSEQQEIALDADIIDISYTGIRVKLKQPIAADMVGNIRINMLLPESNTPFCVHGILKHQASNDECGLHYVDHVHGSIDDLMFECVELDETTVLIKTT, from the coding sequence ATGAAGCCGGAAAAACGCATACACAAACGCATCAAGCCCAAAGGCTTGCAAGCCGGGTTAATTTTTAACTCGGAACAACAAGAAATCGCCTTGGATGCGGACATTATAGACATTAGCTATACAGGCATCCGGGTTAAATTAAAACAACCCATCGCTGCGGATATGGTCGGCAATATCCGAATAAATATGCTATTGCCGGAGTCGAATACGCCTTTCTGCGTGCACGGCATTTTAAAACATCAAGCCTCGAACGACGAGTGCGGTTTGCATTATGTCGATCATGTACACGGTTCCATCGACGACCTGATGTTCGAATGCGTGGAATTGGACGAAACCACGGTATTGATCAAAACCACGTAA
- a CDS encoding DEAD/DEAH box helicase, translating into MLFSELALSEQLLQAVAEQGYQTPTPIQAQAIPVILQGRDVLAGAQTGTGKTAGFTLPLLQILHSQAIPQKPRPVRVLILTPTRELAMQVYESVRTYGKHLPFFAEAIYGGVSINPQIQKIQRGTDIVIATPGRLLDLIHQQHLSLSHVQHFVLDEADRMLDMGFIRDIRKIIALLPAKRQNLLFSATYAPEISALSEQILNDPVEIAVAKKNAAADTVSQLVYPIKREYKRELLSYLIGNGNWQQVLVFVRTKHGADRLAKQLIKDGIRCAALHGDKSQGARVRALEEFKAGKITALIATDIAARGLDIDQLPHVVNFDLPQVAEDYVHRIGRTGRAGAEGQAISLVDPEEAYLLAAIEKVLKKTIPQVADTGYERVSLNVTNSKPKSPEKKPATPNKNPAKSRLADKRRSGGTGRKKPGMGGGKSRLRD; encoded by the coding sequence ATGTTGTTTTCAGAATTGGCTCTTTCCGAGCAGTTGCTTCAGGCTGTAGCGGAACAAGGCTATCAAACACCCACGCCGATTCAGGCCCAAGCCATTCCAGTTATCTTGCAGGGGCGAGACGTTTTGGCCGGGGCGCAGACCGGGACCGGAAAAACGGCGGGATTTACTTTACCGTTGTTGCAGATTCTACATAGCCAAGCGATACCGCAAAAACCGCGTCCGGTGAGAGTCTTAATTTTGACGCCTACTCGCGAACTGGCCATGCAGGTGTATGAAAGTGTCAGAACTTATGGAAAGCATCTGCCGTTTTTTGCCGAAGCGATTTATGGCGGTGTCAGCATTAATCCGCAGATTCAAAAAATTCAACGCGGCACGGATATAGTGATTGCCACACCGGGGCGTCTGCTGGATTTGATTCATCAGCAGCATCTGAGTCTGTCTCACGTCCAACATTTTGTACTGGATGAGGCCGACCGGATGCTGGATATGGGCTTTATTCGCGATATACGTAAAATCATCGCCTTGTTGCCCGCCAAACGGCAAAACCTGTTGTTCTCGGCCACCTATGCGCCGGAAATCAGTGCGTTGTCCGAGCAGATTTTAAATGACCCTGTGGAAATTGCCGTTGCCAAAAAAAATGCCGCGGCCGATACCGTGTCGCAACTGGTTTATCCGATCAAGCGGGAATACAAGCGAGAGCTGTTGTCGTACTTGATCGGCAACGGGAATTGGCAGCAAGTGTTGGTATTTGTCCGCACCAAGCACGGCGCCGACCGCTTGGCTAAACAATTGATCAAGGACGGCATCCGCTGTGCCGCCCTGCATGGCGATAAAAGTCAGGGGGCCAGAGTCAGGGCTTTGGAAGAGTTCAAAGCCGGTAAGATCACGGCCTTGATCGCTACCGATATTGCCGCGCGCGGCTTGGATATCGATCAATTGCCGCACGTGGTCAATTTCGATTTACCGCAAGTGGCGGAAGATTATGTGCACCGCATCGGCCGCACCGGGCGGGCGGGCGCAGAGGGACAGGCGATTTCCCTGGTCGATCCGGAAGAGGCCTATCTATTGGCCGCCATTGAGAAAGTGTTGAAAAAAACGATTCCGCAAGTGGCCGATACCGGTTATGAAAGAGTCTCGCTAAACGTGACCAACAGCAAGCCCAAATCGCCCGAAAAGAAGCCCGCTACGCCGAATAAAAATCCCGCTAAATCGCGTCTCGCGGATAAAAGGCGTTCTGGGGGTACGGGGCGGAAAAAACCGGGTATGGGAGGCGGTAAAAGCCGATTGCGTGATTAG